From the genome of Argentina anserina chromosome 4, drPotAnse1.1, whole genome shotgun sequence, one region includes:
- the LOC126791860 gene encoding uncharacterized protein LOC126791860, whose amino-acid sequence MVSLEVVQTTSRSIEPTSSPRISFSADFLDENDFITISPNPHGEHQDKKKECDQKARNADFEFLSNNESSHAMLSADELFFEGKLLPFWQKKHAERLDKIRLKTKDDEICEEEVVNKEESRGNWFVDDDPSPRPPKCTVLWKELLRLKKQRASTLSPSSSSSSSSSSNSFADVAAADQEKEMGNKEKYMKRIKKGLERTRSARIRIRPMVNVPICTQMKNSALPPLFPLRKGRLDR is encoded by the coding sequence ATGGTATCTCTGGAAGTTGTTCAGACAACCTCTAGATCCATCGAGCCAACTTCGAGTCCCAGAATTTCTTTCTCTGCCGATTTCCTAGACGAAAATGACTTCATCACTATTAGCCCAAATCCTCATGGTGAACATCAAGACAAGAAAAAGGAGTGTGATCAGAAGGCAAGAAATGCAGATTTTGAGTTTCTCTCAAACAATGAAAGTAGCCATGCCATGTTATCAGCAGATGAGCTTTTCTTTGAAGGAAAACTACTTCCCTTTTGGCAAAAAAAGCATGCCGAAAGGCTCGACAAGATTCGTCTCAAGACGAAAGACGATGAGATATGCGAGGAAGAGGTAGTGAACAAGGAGGAGAGCAGAGGAAACTGGTTTGTTGATGATGACCCTTCTCCAAGGCCACCTAAGTGTACTGTTTTATGGAAAGAGTTACTCAGGTTGAAGAAGCAACGTGCTTCAACTCTGTCACCctcttcttcatcctcatcttcatcttcttcaaactcttttgCTGATGTAGCCGCAGCAGATCAAGAGAAGGAGATGGGAAACAAAGAGAAGTACATGAAGAGGATAAAGAAAGGCCTAGAGAGAACAAGATCAGccagaataagaataagaccAATGGTTAATGTGCCGATTTGCACACAGATGAAGAACAGTGCCTTACCACCTTTGTTTCCACTCAGAAAAGGAAGACTAGATAGGTGA
- the LOC126791082 gene encoding leucine-rich repeat receptor-like serine/threonine-protein kinase At2g14510 codes for MPLLLLLLLSLLPIPISLSQPKGTFIDCGAAVESEIDGRQWLPDSGFLSGAGTSKTLNISGQVPILSTVRSFLNVPGRKYCYNVQVYRGARYMVRTTYFYGGINGPSSPPVFDQIIDGTLWAVVNTTEDYANGMSSYYEGVFLAQSKIMSVCVGSNAYTESDPFISALEFVILHDSLYNSTDFKSNGLSLVARHGFGYNGPIIRYPDDQFDRFWEPFGETKLNDTSDANVSVSGLWNLPPVKVFESELTTNLSQAIELKWPPKEVEDADYYIALYFADSRGRVFDVMVNGVVYYKDLNVTEAGLVIYATKWPLGGRTNVTLSPSLGSVLGPLINAGEAFQVLPLGGRTLTRDVIALEKIKESLENPPPNWNGDPCLPRQYTWTGITCSGVRVISLNLTNMGLSGSLPPNIANMTALSDIWLGNNNLSGPIPDLSSLKILETLHLEDNQFSGVIPSSLGNIDSLRELFLQNNNLTGQVPSNLTGKSGLNLRTSPGNSFSAPPPS; via the exons AtgcccctcctcctcctcctcctcctctccctcCTCCCCATCCCCATCTCCCTCTCCCAGCCCAAAG GTACTTTCATTGACTGCGGCGCCGCCGTCGAATCCGAAATCGACGGCCGCCAATGGCTCCCGGACTCCGGCTTCCTCTCCGGCGCCGGCACTTCGAAAACACTAAACATTTCCGGCCAGGTCCCCATCCTCTCCACCGTCCGGTCATTCCTGAACGTTCCCGGCCGGAAGTACTGCTACAACGTCCAGGTCTACCGCGGTGCCAGGTACATGGTCCGGACGACCTACTTCTACGGCGGGATCAACGGCCCGAGCTCGCCGCCGGTTTTTGATCAGATCATCGACGGCACGCTTTGGGCTGTCGTCAACACGACCGAGGACTACGCCAACGGCATGTCGTCTTATTACGAGGGGGTGTTCCTGGCGCAGAGTAAGATCATGAGCGTCTGCGTCGGGTCGAATGCGTATACGGAATCCGACCCGTTTATCTCGGCCCTGGAGTTCGTGATCCTCCACGACTCGCTTTACAACTCTACCGATTTCAAGTCAAATGGACTCAGCTTggtcgctaggcatggatttgGGTACAATGGACCCATCATTAG ATACCCGGATGATCAGTTTGATCGATTCTGGGAGCCCTTTGGAGAAACTAAGCTCAATGACACAAGTGATGCAAATGTGTCTGTTTCGGGGTTGTGGAACTTGCCTCCTGTGAAGGTTTTTGAGAGTGAGCTGACGACTAATCTGTCGCAGGCGATTGAGCTGAAGTGGCCTCCAAAGGAGGTTGAGGATGCAGACTACTACATTGCGCTGTACTTTGCAGATTCCAGGGGTAGAGTTTTTGATGTGATGGTAAATGGTGTGGTGTATTACAAGGATTTGAATGTGACAGAAGCAGGCCTTGTGATTTATGCCACCAAGTGGCCTCTTGGTGGTAGGACTAATGTTACTTTGAGCCCTTCTTTGGGGTCAGTGCTTGGCCCTTTGATTAATGCTGGTGAGGCTTTTCAGGTGTTGCCGCTTGGAGGAAGAACTCTTACTCGAGATG TTATTGCTttggaaaaaataaaagagagtCTTGAGAATCCACCGCCTAATTGGAATGGTGATCCTTGTCTTCCCCGTCAGTACACTTGGACCGGCATTACCTGCTCTGGAGTTCGTGTGATCTCCTT AAATCTAACAAATATGGGCCTTTCTGGTTCGTTGCCACCGAATATTGCCAATATGACTGCATTGTCTGACAT TTGGCTTGGGAATAACAACTTGTCAGGACCTATTCCTGATCTCAGTTCATTGAAGATACTGGAAACTCT GCACTTGGAAGACAATCAATTCAGTGGAGTTATTCCCTCATCGCTTGGGAACATTGATAGCTTGCGTGAACT CTTTTTACAGAACAATAATCTGACTGGTCAAGTTCCTAGCAACCTTACTGGAAAGTCTGGATTGAATCTAAG GACTTCTCCCGGAAATTCTTTTTCAGCACCCCCACCTTCTTGA
- the LOC126792883 gene encoding ARM REPEAT PROTEIN INTERACTING WITH ABF2, with amino-acid sequence MELPQRQDQSQSERKGQKRKLEEQIGLDDREITAAATTTTSGDDARKSILSQVAEQVKLLDSSFSWTEADRNAAKRATHVLAELAKNEDVVNVIVEGGAVPALVKHLQAPPVSEVDWSSKKHCEHEVEKGSAFALGLLAVKPEHQQLIVDNGALSHLVVLLKRHKDGHVGRPLNSVIRRAADAITNLAHENSSIKTRVRIEGGIPPLVELLEFPDTKVQRAAAGALRTLAFKNDENKNQIVECNALPTLILMLRSEDAAIHYEAVGVIGNLVHSSPNIKKEVLLAGALQPVIGLLSSCCFESQREAALLLGQFAATDSDCKVHIVQRGAVRPLIEMLQSSDVQLKEMAAFALGRLAQDSHNQAGIVHNGGLLPLLKLLDSKNGSLQHNAAFTLYGLADNEDNVSDFIRVGGVQKLQDGEFIFQATKDCVTKTLKRLEEKIHARVLSHLLYLMRVGDKNVPKRVALAFAHLCSPEDLRNIFIDNNGLELLLGLLLYKDPKVQLDGAMALYKLATKVANLSPVDAPPPSPTPQVYLGEQYVNNPTLSDVIFLVEGRRFYAHRICLLASSDAFRAMFDGGYREKDARDIDIPNIRWGVFELMMRFIYTGSVDITLDIAQDLLRAADQYLLEGLKRLCEYAIAQDISLENVSNMYELSEAFHAMSLRQTCILFVLEHFEKLSTRPGHYDFIKSISDEIRSYFTKALTKPNLHNLRP; translated from the exons ATGGAGCTGCCGCAGCGCCAAGATCAGAGCCAATCGGAGCGGAAGGGGCAGAAGCGGAAACTGGAAGAGCAAATCGGACTTGACGACCGAGAGATCACCGCCGCcgccaccaccacaacctccGGCGACGACGCCAGAAAGTCGATTCTCTCTCAGGTCGCCGAGCAGGTCAAGCTTCTCGACTCTTCCTTCTCCTGGACCGAAGCTGATCGCAACGCCGCCAAGCGCGCCACTCACGTCCTCGCCGAGCTCGCCAAAAACG AGGACGTGGTGAACGTGATCGTTGAAGGAGGAGCGGTTCCGGCTTTGGTGAAGCATCTACAAGCGCCGCCGGTCAGCGAGGTCGACTGGAGCTCTAAGAAGCATTGCGAACACGAAGTTGAGAAGGGCAGTGCTTTTGCATTAGGTCTTCTCGCCGTTAAG CCAGAGCATCAACAACTCATTGTTGACAATGGTGCACTGTCTCATCTAGTCGTTCTGTTGAAGAGGCACAAGGATGGTCATGTAGGCCGACCTTTGAATAGTGTCATCCGTAGAGCAGCTGATGCCATCACCAATCTCGCTCATGAAAACAGCAGCATTAAAACCCGTGTCAG GATAGAAGGTGGAATTCCACCTCTAGTTGAGTTGCTTGAATTTCCCGATACAAAGGTGCAAAGAGCAGCTGCTGGAGCACTGCGAACCCTCGCATTTAAAAATGATGAGAACAAGAATCAG ATTGTCGAATGCAATGCTCTTCCTACCCTCATTTTAATGCTTCGATCTGAGGATGCTGCTATTCATTATGAAGCG GTCGGTGTAATTGGAAATCTGGTTCACTCCTCTCCAAACATAAAGAAAGAGGTTCTTCTTGCTGGAGCATTACAACCTGTAATTGGATTGCTCAG TTCCTGTTGCTTTGAAAGCCAAAGAGAGGCAGCTttgctacttggacaatttgctGCAACTGATTCAGATTGTAAG GTTCACATTGTACAGAGGGGTGCTGTCCGACCTTTAATTGAGATGCTTCAATCATCAGATGTACAACTGAAAGAGATGGCGGCTTTTGCGTTGGGGAGGTTGGCTCAG GACTCACACAACCAAGCTGGTATTGTTCACAATGGTGGTTTATTGCCATTGTTGAAACTTCTGGATTCGAAAAATGGGTCTCTGCAACACAATGCTGCATTTACCCTTTATGGTCTTGCAGATAATGAg GATAATGTGTCCGATTTCATCAGGGTTGGAGGTGTTCAGAAGTTGCAAGATGGAGAATTTATTTTCCAA GCTACAAAGGATTGTGTAACCAAAACATTGAAAAGATTAGAGGAGAAAATTCATGCACGG GTTTTGTCGCATTTGTTATACTTGATGCGTGTAGGAGACAAGAATGTTCCAAAACGTGTCGCTTTGGCTTTTGCTCATCTTTGCTCCCCAGAAGATCTGAGAAACATTTTCATTGATAATAATG GTTTGGAATTGCTTCTTGGACTTCTTCTTTATAAAGATCCTAAAGTACAGCTTGATGGAGCCATGGCTTTGTACAAGTTGGCCACCAAAGTTGCGAATCTTTCTCCTGTCGATGCGCCTCCTCCATCTCCAACACCACAG GTCTATCTAGGGGAGCAGTATGTAAACAACCCTACGCTGTCCGATGTTATCTTTCTAGTTGAAG GGAGACGGTTCTATGCTCACAGAATTTGCCTGCTTGCTTCTTCCGATGCATTTCGTGCAATGTTTGATGGTGGTTACCGG GAGAAGGATGCAAGGGACATTGATATACCAAATATTAGATGGGGGGTTTTCGAGTTGATGATGAG ATTTATATACACAGGATCAGTAGACATAACTTTGGATATTGCTCAAGATCTCCTCAGAGCTGCAGATCAGTATCTTTTGGAGGGATTGAAGCGGCTTTGTGAGTATGCTATAGCACAA GACATATCTTTGGAGAATGTTTCAAACATGTATGAACTTTCAGAAGCCTTCCATGCAATGTCATTAAGGCAAACatgtattttgtttgttttggagCATTTCGAAAAATTGAGTACGAGACCAGG GCACTACGATTTCATCAAGAGTATATCGGATGAGATCAGATCTTACTTCACCAAAGCACTTACTAAGCCTAATCTACATAACTTGCGGCCATAG